From the genome of Desulfuromonadales bacterium, one region includes:
- a CDS encoding folylpolyglutamate synthase/dihydrofolate synthase family protein, giving the protein MGYRESLDYLYGLQRFGIKLGLENIRALLTRLGHPERDFGILHVGGSNGKGSVAATLAEILIRAGYRVGLYTSPHLHSFTERIRVNGKAIAEDEVSRLVAEIRSVADGVPATFFEFTTALALLHFRRRQVDFVVLEVGMGGRLDATNAVTPRLSVITPICRDHAEHLGGTLAAIAAEKGGIIKPGVPLVLGRQEPEALEVLLMRARQLAAPVLLCGRDFAPLPAAGGFSYRGPGLELADLQPGLAGIHQHDNLSVALAAASLLRGQGVALPEAALRAGVAQVRWPGRLEWWEGRRQVLLDGAHNEGGAKVLAAYLATLGADGIRWVVALKGDKRPDDILGPLLPLVTALYCTVPAAESAVPPEELRRRGEAAGLAGSVHATPAAAVAAALTDRRGGEIVLVAGSLFLVAAAREYLLNQESDRS; this is encoded by the coding sequence GTGGGCTACCGGGAGAGCCTCGACTATCTCTACGGCCTCCAGCGCTTCGGCATCAAGCTCGGGCTGGAGAACATCCGGGCGCTGCTGACCCGGCTCGGACATCCCGAGCGGGACTTCGGTATTCTGCATGTCGGCGGCAGCAACGGCAAGGGGTCGGTCGCCGCCACTCTGGCCGAGATCCTGATTCGGGCGGGCTACCGCGTAGGCCTCTACACCTCGCCGCATCTGCACTCTTTCACCGAACGCATCCGGGTCAACGGAAAAGCGATTGCCGAAGACGAGGTGTCGCGACTTGTCGCCGAAATCCGCTCGGTGGCGGATGGCGTGCCCGCGACCTTCTTCGAATTTACGACCGCTCTGGCACTGCTTCATTTCCGTCGCCGCCAGGTGGATTTCGTCGTTCTGGAGGTCGGCATGGGGGGACGTCTGGACGCCACCAACGCCGTGACTCCCCGTCTGAGCGTCATTACCCCGATCTGCCGCGACCACGCCGAGCACCTTGGCGGGACGCTTGCGGCCATTGCCGCGGAAAAGGGGGGGATCATCAAGCCGGGGGTGCCGCTGGTCCTCGGCCGGCAGGAACCCGAGGCGCTTGAAGTGCTGTTGATGCGGGCGCGGCAGCTGGCGGCGCCCGTTCTGCTCTGCGGCCGGGATTTCGCGCCGCTGCCGGCCGCCGGGGGATTCTCCTATCGCGGGCCGGGATTGGAACTGGCGGATTTGCAGCCCGGTCTGGCCGGCATCCACCAGCACGACAACCTCTCCGTGGCGCTGGCTGCCGCCAGCCTGTTGCGCGGGCAGGGGGTAGCCCTGCCGGAGGCGGCACTGCGCGCGGGAGTGGCGCAGGTGCGCTGGCCGGGGCGGCTCGAGTGGTGGGAGGGGCGGCGACAGGTGCTGCTCGACGGCGCCCACAACGAGGGGGGGGCGAAGGTGCTGGCCGCCTATCTCGCCACCCTGGGGGCGGACGGAATCCGCTGGGTGGTCGCTCTCAAGGGGGACAAGCGGCCGGACGATATTCTCGGGCCGCTGCTGCCGCTGGTCACCGCTCTCTATTGCACCGTGCCGGCGGCAGAGTCGGCGGTCCCCCCCGAGGAGCTGCGGAGGCGGGGCGAGGCTGCCGGCCTGGCCGGCAGCGTGCATGCGACGCCGGCGGCCGCAGTGGCTGCGGCGCTTACCGACCGCCGCGGCGGCGAAATTGTATTGGTGGCGGGCTCCCTGTTTCTGGTGGCCGCCGCCCGTGAATATCTGCTGAACCAGGAGTCGGACCGGTCGTGA
- the lptD gene encoding LPS assembly protein LptD, producing MNFVAPLCRWMPALVSFALLLLPLHTALALDAAPEAADAAPVSIEADTLSYDKAAATYQAVGQVHLQKGELSLNADQVEWNTETGDAIARGEVRVVEPSGEMSAAEMRFNLDSGRGHLREARIFLKEHNFHLAGDEIEKFDELRYRLTGGTFTTCDGEKPSWKFAANRLDVTVGRYARARHVLFYIRDIPVLYIPYIIYPVKTERESGMLMPRFGISRKRGTQLSLAYYQVLGRNMDATVYLDYFSDLGVGKGVEYRYILGEDNDGLAKFYHVSGLKDADNRYAIDWQHMGTLPGRVRLTADVEYVSSRDYFEDFGEVAEEYTRDKAQSVVAASRNWEKINLTGQLKYTKDLQQSNDQTLQRLPEIDLTAVRQRLAESPFYLGVNGTSTYFWRKEGVKGERLTLRPALSAFFHPGQILEISPEVGFLERLYWTSDEGPGFEKEGLYDFSTRISTRFSRVFSTNGRLIKKVRHSVEPEVIYSYIPPENQAHLPQFDARDNIGPRNMIAYALTNRFTAKLEPENGEVNYHEFLYLRLSQEYDIRESRRDQLNPQDQLRPFSDIRAELIARPTRWSFLDVDARYDVNSAEDGLSNRFLVFNARGGVQDGAGNALHLDYRFRQEDIEYVAANLDLAWLKPFYVNYQHRYDFAGDRDLEKVLNLEYRAQCWSLFLTLRDRLEDREYLITFSLTGLGKVAGFGGDFGRPTE from the coding sequence GTGAATTTTGTTGCCCCGCTTTGCCGGTGGATGCCGGCACTGGTTTCCTTTGCGCTCCTGCTGCTGCCGCTGCACACGGCCCTGGCGCTCGATGCCGCACCCGAAGCGGCCGATGCTGCGCCGGTATCGATCGAAGCCGATACCCTGTCGTACGACAAGGCGGCGGCCACCTACCAGGCGGTCGGGCAGGTGCATCTGCAGAAGGGGGAACTGAGCCTGAACGCCGACCAGGTCGAGTGGAACACTGAAACCGGCGACGCCATTGCTCGCGGCGAGGTCAGGGTGGTCGAGCCAAGCGGTGAGATGTCTGCTGCGGAGATGCGTTTCAATCTCGATTCCGGCCGTGGCCATCTGCGCGAGGCGCGGATTTTTCTCAAGGAGCATAACTTTCATCTTGCCGGCGACGAAATCGAAAAGTTCGATGAGCTGAGATATCGGCTAACCGGTGGGACCTTTACCACCTGTGACGGCGAAAAGCCTTCCTGGAAATTCGCGGCGAATCGCCTGGATGTCACTGTCGGCCGTTACGCCCGGGCCAGACACGTCCTCTTCTATATCCGCGACATTCCCGTCCTTTACATCCCCTACATCATCTACCCGGTCAAAACCGAGCGGGAGTCCGGCATGCTCATGCCGCGTTTCGGTATTTCCCGCAAACGCGGGACCCAGCTCTCCCTGGCGTACTACCAGGTCCTCGGCCGGAACATGGATGCCACCGTTTATCTTGACTACTTTTCCGACCTGGGGGTGGGCAAGGGGGTTGAATACCGCTATATCCTGGGGGAGGACAACGACGGGCTGGCCAAGTTCTACCACGTCAGTGGTCTGAAGGATGCCGACAACCGCTACGCCATCGACTGGCAGCACATGGGGACCTTGCCCGGTCGGGTGCGTCTGACGGCAGACGTCGAGTATGTCAGCAGCCGTGACTACTTCGAGGATTTCGGCGAGGTAGCCGAGGAGTACACCCGGGACAAGGCCCAGTCGGTGGTCGCCGCCAGCCGTAATTGGGAGAAAATCAACCTGACGGGGCAGCTCAAGTACACCAAGGATCTGCAGCAGAGCAACGACCAGACCCTGCAACGCCTGCCCGAGATTGACCTGACCGCCGTTCGTCAGCGCCTGGCCGAATCCCCATTTTATCTCGGCGTTAACGGCACCTCTACCTATTTCTGGCGGAAGGAGGGGGTGAAAGGTGAGCGTCTCACCCTGCGCCCGGCCCTCTCCGCCTTTTTCCATCCGGGGCAGATTCTGGAGATATCTCCCGAGGTGGGGTTTCTGGAGCGTCTTTACTGGACCTCCGACGAGGGGCCCGGTTTCGAGAAGGAAGGCCTGTACGATTTCTCCACCCGCATCTCCACGCGCTTCTCCCGCGTGTTCTCCACGAACGGCAGGCTGATCAAGAAGGTTCGTCACAGCGTAGAACCGGAAGTCATCTACAGTTATATCCCCCCCGAGAACCAGGCGCATCTGCCCCAGTTCGATGCCAGGGATAACATCGGGCCGCGGAACATGATCGCCTATGCCCTCACCAATCGCTTCACTGCCAAGCTGGAACCGGAAAATGGCGAGGTCAACTATCATGAGTTTCTCTACCTGCGCCTCTCCCAGGAGTATGACATCCGCGAGTCCCGTCGCGACCAGCTCAATCCCCAGGATCAACTGCGTCCCTTCTCCGATATCCGCGCCGAACTCATTGCCCGGCCCACCCGCTGGAGCTTTCTGGATGTCGATGCGCGCTACGATGTGAACTCGGCCGAAGACGGCTTAAGCAACCGGTTCCTGGTCTTCAACGCCCGTGGCGGGGTCCAGGATGGTGCCGGCAACGCCCTCCACCTCGATTACCGCTTCCGGCAGGAGGATATCGAATATGTCGCCGCCAATCTCGACCTGGCATGGCTCAAACCGTTCTATGTCAATTACCAGCACCGCTACGACTTTGCCGGCGACAGAGATCTGGAGAAGGTACTGAACCTCGAATATCGGGCGCAGTGCTGGAGCCTCTTCCTGACCTTGCGGGATCGACTGGAAGATCGGGAGTACCTGATCACCTTTTCCCTCACCGGACTTGGCAAGGTGGCCGGCTTCGGCGGCGACTTCGGCCGGCCAACGGAATGA
- a CDS encoding helix-hairpin-helix domain-containing protein — protein sequence MKKVFGIVLMLFCLAAVAPAVRATAAEPTRVAAAEVAKVNINTATAKELLGLPGVGQVTADRIVAYRTEKGKFRSPDDLLKVKGVGKKSLEKIRGLISIE from the coding sequence ATGAAGAAAGTTTTTGGAATCGTACTGATGCTTTTTTGCCTGGCGGCAGTCGCACCTGCCGTCCGGGCGACGGCGGCCGAGCCTACCCGGGTCGCCGCGGCCGAGGTGGCCAAGGTCAACATCAACACGGCCACGGCCAAGGAGCTCCTGGGTTTGCCCGGAGTCGGCCAGGTAACCGCCGATCGGATCGTTGCCTACAGGACCGAGAAGGGCAAGTTCCGCTCCCCCGATGACCTGCTCAAGGTCAAAGGGGTCGGCAAGAAATCCCTCGAGAAAATCCGGGGATTGATCAGCATCGAATAA
- a CDS encoding septum formation initiator family protein, producing MTQAETDPPKHLPRRPPIVPVLLALLLLGFALFGDRGILRAVQAGRQKAALQEEVRQLEAANAELRQEIESLRNDRRYLEAIARKELGMVKDDELVYQFRSVQKTTRTAGLDRPPGEKEGAPPPGN from the coding sequence ATGACTCAAGCCGAAACGGATCCTCCAAAACATTTGCCGCGCCGGCCGCCGATCGTGCCGGTGCTGCTGGCCCTGCTGCTGCTTGGTTTCGCGCTCTTCGGCGACCGGGGCATTCTGCGGGCAGTGCAGGCCGGCCGGCAGAAGGCCGCCTTGCAGGAGGAGGTCAGGCAGCTTGAAGCAGCCAATGCCGAACTGCGCCAGGAAATCGAGTCCCTTCGCAACGACCGCCGTTATCTCGAGGCGATTGCCCGCAAGGAGTTGGGGATGGTGAAGGACGACGAACTGGTCTATCAGTTCCGTTCGGTGCAGAAGACCACCAGAACTGCGGGTCTGGACAGGCCCCCCGGCGAAAAGGAAGGCGCCCCCCCGCCGGGGAACTGA